Proteins found in one Thalassophryne amazonica chromosome 1, fThaAma1.1, whole genome shotgun sequence genomic segment:
- the LOC117519554 gene encoding zinc finger protein 883-like — MRYSKQLLSDTKRCRSQCQQKSQQVLASPAKTVKPYSCDQCGKAYCHPSGLKLHKRVHMGKNLHLCDQCGKGFGQSAHLKAHQLIHSGDKPHKCEKCGRAFTKRCDLIRHYLIHSGEKPYTCDQCGTCFNHPSHLRSHQRTHSGATPYSCDQCQKSFRWQSSYVRHKRIHSGDKPYQCPHCPKSFISSSKLSRHERTHSGKKVYWCGECNKSFTNLSHWKRQRTSKLKKTCSADCMVKLSYCSRQESVVITRLRLGYCGLRSGLVLTGKQPDGKLREEEEVVVVVVVVVVVVVVVVVVRPVGPLIRTEQSDVLRFMKMSVVGSKMVLEILSMNITNRISDKGQPWWSPTCGHSSGFLRGLNEQNTTNEDRLQPCAQSNELHPKPGKTNKQYKCYQCRKLFSRLAHLTQHQRIHDEEKPLTCDQCGITFRWSRSLKRHQLIHSGEKPHSCDQCRRSFSQLSTLQKHQLIHSGEKPYACDQCGRAFSQSSNLKQHQRTHSGDKPYTCDQCGKSFSQLSNLQTHQLIHSGDKPYACDQCGKFFSQSHSLRTHQLTHSGEKPHVCEQCGRAYRQSHSLRTHQLIHSGEKRHTCDRCGRAFSQSTSLKLHQRTHSGEKPYTCDQCGKSFSQLSNLHQHQRIHSGEKPYTCDQCGKSFTHSHSLRTHQLAHRGDKPYICDQCGRAFSRSSTLKTHQLIHGENKVYACGHCQKSFSHMFSYLRHKRIHTGNGP; from the exons ctaCTAAGTGATACAAAAAGGTGCAGATCACAATGCCAACAGAAGAGCCAGCAGGTTTTAGCATCACCGGCAAAGACAGTGAAACCATACAGCTGTGACCAGTGTGGGAAAGCTTACTGCCACCCGTCAGGCCTGAAGTTACACAAACGTGTTCACATGGGAAAGAATCTGCACCTCTGTGACCAGTGTGGGAAAGGTTTTGGCCAGTCGGCTCATCTAAAAGCGCACCAGCTCATCCACAGTGGGGATAAACCGCACAAATGTGAGAAGTGTGGTAGAGCGTTCACCAAGCGGTGTGACTTAATACGGCACTACCTCATCCACAGTGGAGAAAAACCGTACACGTGTGACCAGTGTGGGACGTGTTTCAACCATCCGTCTCACCTCAGATCACACCAGCGGACCCACAGCGGGGCTACGCCTTACAGCTGCGACCAGTGCCAGAAGAGTTTCCGGTGGCAGAGTTCATACGTACGGCACAAACGTATCCACAGTGGTGACAAACCGTACCAGTGCCCACACTGCCCAAAAAGCTTTATTTCTTCATCCAAGCTGTCACGGCACGAGCGCACCCACAGCGGGAAGAAAGTGTACTGGTGCGGAGAGTGTAATAAAAGCTTCACCAATTTATCTCATTGGAAAAGACAGAGGACTTCCAAACTGAAGAAGACGTGTTCTGCTGACTGCATGGTCAAACTGTCTTA CTGTAGCAGGCAGGAATCTGTGGTCATCACTAGGTTGAGATTAGGGTATTGTGGGCTGAGGAGTGGGCTGGTTCTGACAGGCAAACAGCCAGATGGAAAGT taagagaagaagaagaagtagtagtagtagtagtagtagtagtagtagtagtagtagtagtagtagtagttcgaCCAGTCGGACCTTTGATACGGACGGAACAATCGGACGTGCTGCGTTTCATGAAAATGTCCGTCGTTGGTTCAAAGATGGTTTTAGAG atcctgtccatgaacatcacaaacaggattagtgacaaggggcagccctggtggagtccaacatGTGGTCACAGCTCAGGCTTTCTCAGGGGATTAAAT GAACAGAACACCACAAATGAAGACAGACTTCAACCCTGTGCCCAGAGTAATGAGTTGCACCCGAAACCAGGAAAGACTAACAAACAGTACAAGTGTTACCAGTGTCGGAAACTTTTCAGCCGGCTAGCTCATCTGACACAACACCAACGTATCCACGATGAGGAAAAACCACTCACCTGTGATCAGTGTGGGATCACATTCAGGTGGTCACGGAGCCTGAAAAGACATCAACTcatccacagtggagagaaaccacACAGCTGTGACCAGTGTCGGAGATCTTTCAGCCAGTTATCAACCCTACAAAAGCACCAACTTATCCACAGTGGTGAAAAACCATATGCTTGTGACCAGTGTGGGAGGGCTTTTAGTCAGTCATCTAATCTAAAACAACACCAACGTACCCACAGTGGAGATAAACCGTATACCTGTGACCAGTGTGGGAAATCTTTCAGCCAGTTATCAAACCTGCAAACACACCAACTCATCCACAGTGGTGATAAACCGTACGCCTGTGACCAGTGTGGGAAATTTTTCAGTCAGTCACATAGCCTCAGGACACACCAACTCACCCATAGTGGAGAGAAACCACACGTCTGTGAACAGTGCGGCAGAGCTTATCGTCAGTCACACAGCTTGAGGACACACCAACTCATCCACAGTGGTGAAAAACGCCACACCTGTGACCGGTGTGGCAGGGCTTTCAGTCAGTCAACAAGTCTAAAACTACATCAACGTAcccacagtggagagaaaccgtatacctgtgaccaatgtgggaaaTCTTTCAGCCAGTTATCTAACCTACACCAACACCAACgcatccacagtggagagaaaccatacacctgtgaccagtgtgggaaatctttcactcattcacacagccTAAGGACACACCAGCTCGCCCACCGCGGAGACAAACCATACATCTGTGACCAGTGTGGAAGGGCTTTCAGCCGATCATCAACCTTAAAAACACACCAACTTATCCACGGTGAAAATAAAGTTTATGCGTGTGGACATTGTCAGAAGAGTTTCAGTCACATGTTTTCATACTTGAGGCACAAGCGGATCCACACAGGCAACGGACCATAA